Proteins co-encoded in one Arachis hypogaea cultivar Tifrunner chromosome 11, arahy.Tifrunner.gnm2.J5K5, whole genome shotgun sequence genomic window:
- the LOC112722723 gene encoding protein NRT1/ PTR FAMILY 4.5 — MDSKDESSLKDAEYQVAKVRRKGGYRAAYFVFVMMLLDNVGFVANMVSLVLYFGSVMYFNIPGSATTTTNLLGTAFLIPILGGFISDTFLNRLNTCILFGFIELLGYVLLVIQSHDTKLQPSPCGEKGCVHGRKAVLFYASIYLFAVGAGGIRGCVPALGADQFDNNDPKERKKLASFFNWFLFFITIGASIGVTAVVYVSTEIDWYKGFIISLACSAGGLFVIAVGKPFYRTRVSGDSPLLSVLQVLFVTVKNLGTKLPQNSDQLHEIQSDESNLMKKLIPHTDQFGILDKAAVLREGKEPKKWEVCTVTQVEETKILIRMMPILFSTIIMNTCLAQLQTFSIQQGVRMNPHIGRYTIPPASIPVIPLVFMTALIPVYEFAFVPLVRKITGHPNGITELQRVGVGLVLSAISMAIAGIIEVKRKDEFKNHNHVISLFWLSFHYAIFGVADMFTLVGLLEFFYREAPEGMRSLSTSFSFLSLSIGYFLSTVFVEIINSVTRRVTKSKIGWLEGDDFNQIHVELFYWFLAVLSMINFGVYLLCAKWYKYQNAVPFESELVSRNDAALRNDEIEDTPK, encoded by the exons ATG GATTCAAAAGATGAGTCTAGCTTGAAAGATGCTGAGTACCAAGTTGCGAAGGTTCGAAGAAAAGGAGGATATAGAGCAGCTTATTTTGTCTTTG TAATGATGTTGCTAGATAACGTAGGGTTTGTGGCAAACATGGTTAGTTTGGTTTTGTATTTTGGGTCAGTCATGTATTTCAACATCCCTGGCTCTGCAACAACCACAACAAACTTGTTGGGCACTGCTTTCTTGATCCCCATCCTTGGAGGATTCATCTCTGATACCTTTCTTAATCGCCTCAACACTTGCATCCTCTTCGGCTTTATTGAGTTGTTG GGATACGTTTTACTTGTGATTCAATCCCATGACACAAAACTTCAGCCATCACCATGTGGGGAAAAGGGTTGTGTACATGGCAGAAAAGCTGTGCTCTTCTACGCTTCAATATACTTGTTTGCAGTTGGTGCTGGTGGAATAAGAGGGTGTGTACCTGCCCTCGGAGCTGATCAATTTGATAACAATGATCCAAAAGAACGCAAGAAACtagcaagcttcttcaattggtTCTTGTTCTTCATCACAATAGGTGCTAGCATTGGAGTCACGGCTGTGGTTTATGTGAGCACTGAAATTGACTGGTACAAAGGTTTCATCATATCATTGGCGTGTTCTGCCGGAGGCCTTTTCGTCATTGCCGTGGGAAAGCCTTTCTATCGTACCCGAGTGTCCGGAGATAGCCCATTGTTGAGTGTTCTACAG GTTCTGTTCGTCACAGTAAAGAATTTAGGGACTAAACTACCTCAAAATTCTGATCAATTGCATGAAATACAAAGTGATGAGTCCAATTTGATGAAAAAACTGATCCCTCATACTGATCAATTCGg GATTCTAGACAAAGCAGCGGTTCTACGAGAAGGCAAAGAACCAAAGAAATGGGAAGTTTGCACTGTGACACAAGTGGAAGAAACAAAGAtcctcataagaatgatgcctaTTCTTTTTAGTACCATAATCATGAACACATGTTTGGCACAACTTCAAACCTTCTCAATCCAACAAGGAGTTAGAATGAATCCACACATCGGCCGATACACCATCCCGCCTGCTTCAATCCCCGTAATCCCTCTAGTATTCATGACTGCCTTAATTCCGGTTTACGAATTCGCTTTTGTGCCACTTGTTCGCAAGATAACAGGCCACCCCAACGGAATTACAGAACTGCAACGCGTTGGGGTCGGCCTTGTCCTATCCGCGATCTCAATGGCCATAGCTGGCATCATAGAAGTTAAAAGAAAGGATGAGTTCAAAAACCACAACCATGTTATAAGCCTCTTCTGGCTCTCCTTCCATTATGCAATTTTCGGCGTAGCCGATATGTTCACATTGGTAGGATTGTTGGAGTTTTTCTACAGGGAAGCACCCGAAGGAATGCGCTCGCTCTCTACTTCATTCTCGTTTCTTTCGCTGTCCATTGGTTACTTCTTGAGCACGGTATTTGTAGAAATCATAAACTCGGTTACAAGGAGGGTCACAAAGAGCAAGATAGGGTGGTTAGAAGGGGATGACTTTAACCAAATCCATGTTGAATTGTTCTATTGGTTCTTAGCCGTATTAAGCATGATTAACTTTGGCGTATACCTTTTATGTGCAAAATGGTACAAGTACCAAAATGCTGTTCCATTTGAAAGTGAATTGGTGTCTAGGAATGATGCAGCTCTTAGAAATGATGAAATAGAGGACACTCCAAAATGA
- the LOC112722722 gene encoding GPI ethanolamine phosphate transferase 3 has translation MKEREIEGAARRRKITGKWGYTWHLWVTLLLHIAAIVLFTRGFLLTRTELPYYSNSSDVSESQCLYSSSHNNTTTSSWTKPAVNRLIIIVLDALRFDFVAPSTFFPESKHWMDKLKVLKEVVSKSPTSAKIFKAIADPPTTSLQRLKGLTTGGLPTFVDVGNSFGAPAIVEDNFLNQLVQSGKKVVMMGDDTWTQLFPHHFERSYPYPSFNVKDLDTVDNGCIEHLFPSLYEDDWDVLISHFLGVDHAGHIFGVDSTQMTEKLEQYNSILEKVIEVLEKESGPGRLHENTLLVVMGDHGQTLNGDHGGGGAEEVETAIFAMSVKKPPSSVPVEYDTSSCQLDLDGKNVCVSSMQQLDFAVTMSALLGIPFPYGSIGQVNPELYALGAGSWNLDVSQQLSESDIWIQNYANILCINSWQVKRYIDAYSASSAVGFSSDDLSRVASVYAQAENHWLHSTKKLRLDKRDIDALVPALKKQIESYFNFLRTVAELARSKWTEFDLRMMGAGIAIMSISLIFQVLAILRANSQDGATLASSGYAWFFSASAFAFFLLGMRAVSFLSNSFILEEGKVANFLLSTSGIVALRKSVVKGKLLKESVGFLLLSTFCRFGIEIGLSKQASTSAFMKEYTSWILNIASGLAVWNHAAEVVPILVLIILAFWLYKATSDIFFGWPRKIVVVCTILSYMLIIVHWITENNRYILAFMPESIGRIYIPRIVYAILLGQLLLLVFAQLFRGNSSDCKTNLVVKTTAMLSAWSSTVILLSGKQGPMVAFASIVGGYCIMRLCDIEDDAKNGPQRRLSIGPFPVMQWNLFATCLFFCSGHWCAFDGLHYGAAFIGFEEFMLVPQAIILTLDTYGFSIILPVFGLPFLVAMKYKADLGKHVLFTQLSQMYTTYGLITAIMTTFTIYCVTMHRRHLMVWGLFAPKFVFDVFGLLLTDVLICLASLYYFDQGKDAHNHN, from the exons atgaaagagagagagatagagggaGCGGCACGGCGGAGGAAGATCACCGGGAAATGGGGATACACCTGGCATCTGTGGGTGACGCTGCTGCTCCACATCGCCGCCATTGTTCTATTCACGAGAGGCTTTCTACTCACGAGAACAGAGCTTCCCTATTACAGCAACTCCTCTGACGTGTCCGAATCACAGTGCCTCTATTCTTCCTCTCACAACAACACCACCACTTCCTCTTGGACCAAACCCGCCGTTAACCGCCTCATCATCATCGTTCTCGACGCCCTCAG GTTTGATTTCGTTGCTCCTAGTACCTTCTTTCCAG AGTCGAAGCACTGGATGGATAAGTTGAAAGTTTTGAAGGAAGTGGTATCTAAAAGTCCAACTTCAGCTAAGATTTTCAAGGCCATTGCTGATCCTCCTACCACCAGTTTGCAGCGCTTAAAG GGCTTGACGACTGGTGGGCTTCCTACTTTTGTAGATGTTGGTAATAGTTTCGGCGCACCGGCCATTGTTGAAGATAACTTTTTAAATCAG TTGGTTCAAAGTGGGAAGAAAGTTGTTATGATGGGAGATGATACATGGACACAGTTGTTTCCACATCATTTTGAAAGATCATACCCATACCCTTCTTTTAATGTCAAAGATCTTGATACC GTTGACAATGGATGCATTGAACACTTATTTCCATCCCTGTATGAAGATGATTGGGACGTCCTCATTTCACATTTTCTTGGAGTG GATCATGCTGGACATATATTTGGTGTTGACTCCACTCAAATGACAGAAAAGTTGGAGCAATACAATAGCATTTTAGAA AAAGTTATTGAAGTGCTGGAGAAGGAGTCTGGACCTGGGAGATTACATGAGAATACTCTGCTGGTGGTAATGGGTGACCATGGACAAACTTTAAATGGTGATCATGGTGGTGGAGGTGCTGAAGAG GTGGAAACTGCAATTTTTGCTATGAGTGTTAAGAAACCTCCTTCTTCTGTACCAGTTGAATATGACACCTCTTCTTGTCAACTAGATCTG GATGGGAAGAATGTCTGCGTCAGCTCTATGCAACAG CTTGACTTCGCAGTAACAATGTCAGCATTGCTTGGCATACCTTTCCCTTATGGAAG CATAGGTCAAGTCAATCCCGAACTATATGCTTTAGGAGCAGGTAGTTGGAACTTGGATGTGTCGCAACAGTTATCAGAATCAGATATCTGGATACAGAATTATGCTAATATACTGTGCATAAATTCTTGGCAG GTGAAGAGATATATAGATGCTTACTCAGCTTCTTCAGCTGTTGGCTTTTCCAGTGATGACTTATCCCGAGTAGCAAGTGTTTATGCTCAGGCAGAGAATCATTGGTTGCATTCAACCAAAAAGCTGCGGCTTGATAAAAGGGACATTGATGCATTAGTGCCTGCACTTAAGAAGCAAATTGAGTCATACTTCAATTTTCTAAGAACAGTTGCTGAGTTAGCTCGGTCAAAATGGACCGAGTTTGATTTACGTATGATGGGAGCTGGTATTGCAATAATGTCAATATCACTTATATTTCAAGTTCTTGCCATCTTGAGGGCGAACAGTCAAGATGGTGCAACACTTGCATCATCTGGATATGCTTGGTTTTTCTCTGCCTCGGCTTTTGCATTCTTTTTACTGGGAATGCGCGCAGTCAGTTTCCTTTCAAACAGTTTCATTT TGGAGGAAGGTAAAGTGGCAAATTTTCTTTTGAGCACATCTGGGATCGTTGCATTACGCAAATCTGTTGTCAAGGGGAAACTGCTAAAAGAA AGTGTTGGTTTCCTTCTCTTGAGCACCTTTTGCCGATTTGGAATAGAAATTGGGCTGTCCAAGCAGGCTTCTACTTCTGCTTTCATGAAAGAGTACActtcatggattctcaatattgcCTCTGGTTTAGCTGTATGGAACCATGCAGCTGAAGTTGTACCAATTCTAGTGCTGATTATTTTAGCATTCTGGCTATACAAGGCCACCAGTGACATCTTCTTTGGTTGGCCGAGGAAGATTGTTGTTGTGTGTACTATCTTGAGTTATATGCTGATCATAGTGCATTGGATCACTgaaaataatagatatatattAGCATTTATGCCTGAAAGCATTGGAAGAATTTATATTCCAAGAATCGTATATGCTATTCTTCTGGGACAACTGTTATTATTAGTATTTGCTCAACTATTTAGGGGCAACTCTTCAGATTGCAAGACAAATTTGGTTGTAAAAACGACAGCAATGCTATCTGCATGGAGTTCAACTGTCATTCTTCTTTCTGGAAAACAAGGTCCTATGGTTGCTTTTGCGTCCATAGTTGGAG GTTATTGCATTATGAGGTTGTGTGATATAGAGGATGATGCAAAGAATGGACCTCAGAGACGTCTTTCAATTGGTCCTTTTCCTGTGATGCAATGGAACCTCTTTGCCACGTGTCTCTTTTTCTGCAGTGGTCACTG GTGTGCTTTTGATGGTCTCCACTATGGTGCTGCATTTATAGG GTTTGAAGAATTTATGCTTGTCCCCCAAGCAATCATTCTTACACTTGACACCTATGGCTTTTCTATCATCCTTCCAGTATTTGGACTTCCGTTTCTTGTAGCAATGAAGTATAAGGCTGATCTAGGGAAACATGTTCTTTTCACACAGTTATCTCAG atgtataCAACATATGGGCTCATAACAGCAATTATGACGACATTTACCATATATTGTGTCACAATGCATAGGCGGCACCTGATG GTTTGGGGTTTGTTTGCCCCAAAGTTTGTTTTCGATGTGTTTGGTCTTCTCCTTACAGATGTCTTGATTTGTTTGGCCTCACTTTACTATTTTGATCAAGGAAAGGATGCCCACAATCACAATTGA